The Euphorbia lathyris chromosome 3, ddEupLath1.1, whole genome shotgun sequence genome contains a region encoding:
- the LOC136224925 gene encoding large ribosomal subunit protein eL37x-like: MGKGTGSFGKRRNKTHTLCVRCGRRSFHLQKSRCSACAFPRARVRKYNWSEKAIRRKTTGTGRMRYMRHVPRRFKSGFREGTQAAPRQKGAAAASA, translated from the exons ATG GGTAAAGGAACCGGAAGTTTTGGTAAGAGGAGGAACAAGACTCACACCCTTTGCGTCAGGTGTGGCCGCCGTAGCTTTCACCTCCAGAAGAGCCGTTGCTCTGCCTGTGCTTTTCCTCGTGCTCGCGTCAGGAAAT ACAACTGGAGTGAAAAGGCCATCCGTAGAAAGACAACTGGAACAGGAAGGATGAGGTATATGCGCCATGTTCCTCGCAGGTTCAAGAGTGGTTTCAGAGAAG GCACTCAAGCAGCACCTAGGCAAAAGGGAGCAGCAGCAGCATCTGCTTAA